The genomic segment GAACAAGCTCCGTCCCCGCTCCGTGACGGAGAGCTGCTCGCTGGGGTATCTTGGCTCTGATTCCGTTTCGCTCAACTCGGAGGCGACTTCCATTTCCTTCATCCCCAAGTCCTCTCTCTGTATCGCTTTGTACGCTTTCACAGCCCGCAGCGCCGAGGAGCTCAGCATAAGCGCGGGGGACAAACTGCGCGTCCTCAGAGAAGAGGGCGAGTATGTCCTGGCCCGGCGGCTGCTGGGGGAGCCGGCCATGGGCTACGTCCCTGCCGCCTACGTGGCCAACCTCAGCCAGGGCACCTCCGCTCACCGCCCGTAAGTATCCGCTGCTGTGCTCCACGGGGGATGGAGGCCGGGCCAGGGCAGTGCATCCCCGCGCCGGGAGCGGCAGCGCGACAGCCCTGGATGGCAGCCCTGGCCATCCGCGGGGCTGAGCGGGGatctgcctgccctgggcatcCCTGCCCTGCGGCccctgcagcttctgcagctcctgcagctcctacAACCCctacagctcctgcagctcctacAGCCCctacagctcctgcagctcctacAGCCCctacagctcctgcagctcctacAACCCctacagctcctgcagctcctacAGCCCCtacagcccctgcagctcctgcagctcatACATCTCctacagctcctgcagctcttgcagcccctgcagcccctgcagctcctaCAGCCCCTACAGCCCCTGTAGTTCctacagctcctgcagcccctgcagctcgTGGCAGTGGGGTGGAGGTGTTCGGCAGAGGAAGCCGATTTGGGGCTTCTCAAAGAAGAGGTTTGGGGGATGCGCCAGCGGGGAGAGCTGCCGGTGCCCCTTGCTGACCCCGCACGGGATGGGATGGCGCTGGGCTGGGGTGCGGTGTGATGGTGAGCAGCATCGCAAAGGCTCCCGCTTGTTCCGGCTGCTCTCCCTCTTGTTAAAACGGAGCCAGAAGGAAGGGAGTGAGATGGGGAACTTGTATctgagccctgccagctccaaaGGGCTTGGGAGCACGGGAAGAAGCATTTTGGGGTTGATACCTGCCAGGAAGCCCAGAGTTCTGTAGGGCCAGCTGTTGATGCTGCTGCCGCCATCCTGCTTATCCAAGGCTGGGGGCTTCCCCCCGGTGGGTGCCCCTCCCTGCCGGCAGGGAGCTCGGGGCATGTCTCAGCCCTCTGGCAGCCGGGAAAAGCCCAGACTCCGCGTTGCATAAGGCCGCCCGGGAAGCTCATCCTGCCTGGTCCCGACACGTCGGGCAAAGCGCCCCGAGACACTGCTGTTCCCTCTGTCCCCGGCCCTGAGTCACCCCGAGTGCGGGCagtgcggggccgggcgggtGTGGCGCCCAGGACACCCCTCGGCGCTCGCCCTGCGCTGAGTGGGGTAAAGGAGAGGAAGCCCGGGGAGGGTCCCCGATGTGCAGGTGGGATGGGACAGACCCTCCCTGCCGTGAGATTTGAGAAAGGCAAATCCAGTCCtgttgggctgtgctgggaccaCAGCGGTGTGGGCCGGGGTTGGCTACCTGCCTTATTCCCATGGCATGGGACAGTTGGACAGGCTACAGCGGAGCGTGtggcacacacacacgtgtgtgcacatgtgtgtgtatacatgtCTCTGTACATGTGTACATGAGTGAGTACCTGTCTGTACATGTGTACCTGTATGTGTTTGTACCTGTGTGTGTACCTGTGTGTGTACCTGTGTGAGCACCAGCCGTGAGCAGCCGGGGCTGCCACATCCccatcctggggacagggacaagggcGATGTTGACGGCGtgggagggcagaggcaggaacGTGCCCGGTTCCCAGCCGGAGCGAGCCGTGAGCTGCACGCAGACTCCGCGGAGCCGCGGGCCGGAGCTGGGTGCTAATTTGTTCACCCCATCACGTATAATTTCCTGCGCGGCTTCTCAGACGCTGGCGATCCCAGCTAATGACGAAACTTTTGGCTTCACACGTCCTGGCTGCCTTAGGCTGCATGGAGCTGCGTTTTCCCGTGCATCCCTCTGTGTCGGGACCCAGCCAGCCCACCTGCCTTTCCTTGTGGGAATTCAGTGATGGATCTCAGTGATGTGGCACAGAAAAGGGGTTTGGCTGGGTCCTCCCCCCCCTCGGTGCTGTGAAGTCTCCAGTCAGCACTGCCACGGCTGGAGCAGCAAAAGGCAATTGCCAGAGATGTTTTCATTGATGCCATTTGCTCATGGGCTCAGAGCTGGCTCTGCCCACGAGCTGCAGGTCAAGAAATGCAAAGGGATCCTGTGCCTGCAGATGTTGCTGTCatggcaggacacagggacaaCCCCACCAGAGCACCTTCCACACAGCACCAGGTGGCTGGTGCTTTATTTATCACAGGCTGGCAGCCCAAGAGTATAAACCTCATGGGCTTGGGATGGAGCTGAGACCTGGACAGCTTGATACAGCAGTGTCCAGACACTGCTGGAGGaaatgccccatccctggcagtgctcagtgccaggctggatggggctttgagcagcctgggtTAGTGAAAGGTGAccctgaccatggcaggagGGGTTGAATGACATGAGTTTTAGGGTCCCTCCAACTGAAacaattctgggattctctgattctgtgaaatggtCTGCAGGCAGTGAGCTGCGATAAACTGCAGCAAGTGCCTGTAAACCCACCCAGTGGAACAGCCCTGGTGCAGGCAGCCACATCTATAGGTTTGGAGACATTTAGCCACCAGGCCACTTGGTGGCTGTAGGAATGAGCAGAGTGggatcccagcagctgctccccctCTCTGGCTCAGGAGGTTCAGGATTCCCTGAAATGGATGGAGACCCATCTGTGCAACATCCCCTTGCCCTGCTCTgactcctctgctctgctccccagctggTACTTCAGCAAGATCAGCCGAAATGAGGCAGAACAACTCCTCCTCTCGCCTCCCAACCAGCACGGCTCCTTCCTCGTCCGGGACAGCGAGAGCAGCAAGGGCGAATACTCTCTCTCAGGTGACCTTGTGGCAATTATCCAGATAAAATTAGCACAGGGAAAGGAAGCTGTTCCTtaggggcagctcctggcttgCTTAGCATGGGGTGAAAAACAGGGATAAGTTTAAAGCATGCTTTTCGGCACCTTGTTGAAGGGATTGGGCTGCTTTCTGAGGGCAAGGGGAAAGTTtacagagcagggatggattGTTGAATCACTGCGGCAAAGGAAAGTGTGTGGCTCCTGTCTGGGGTATGAAAGCCATAAACATTTCACTGCAGCTTAATGATGGTTTCATGGCACTAACTCCCAGGATTTCATTCCAGCAGCTTTTGTCATCTGAGGgttgtttaaaaatatgctgcCGCTCCTGATTACCAgggcctgggctgctcccacGTGCTGAATTCAGGGGGTTTTGGACCAGGAAGTGCCATTATGATCtggttttttcctcataaaagcAATCCTAGGAACATTCATGGCAAACTCTGCATCCCACCATCAGTCTCTGGGCTGTGGGACTCACAGGTGCCCCTGGTTTATCCTTTTTGAGCAGCTCCACTGAGCAATCCATGGCAGAATTATGCCTGACAATAAAGCTCATTATTATCCCTGATAATAAAGATCACCCCTGTGGTCCAAAGGAGCCTGGCTCACAACGGCCAGGAGTCCTCTGGCCCAGGAGGTGGGAGCAGAAGGGAGGTGAGGAGTGGGATGAAGCAGTCCAGGGGAGCGTTGTGTTGCTTTATCTCTATTAAAAGTCTCGGAATCTTTAAAGGAGAGAGGATGGAGTCAGCAGGGAACTGGGGAGGGACTGAGGATCTTTGCAGTAGTTGAGTTTTCCCCAACCTGGCCTTCCCCACAGTGCGTAACCACACCAAGGTCAGCCACTTCCGAATCTGCAAGAGCCCCCGGGGCAGCCTCTACATCCAGAGGGGACATCCCTTTCCCAACATGGAGGAGCTCCTGGCCTTCTACACGGAGCACTGGAAGGTCATCCAGAgccccctgctgcagccctgcagccctgcgGTGTGTatgccaggcacagcccagccccgctccccgccaCTGCCgggatgggaaaagggaaagggaaaccAGCGAAACTGGAAATAATAACTCTGTCCGTTTGGGGTTTGAGCTTTATTAAACTGAATTTAAAGCCCACCATTAGTATAGCTGCCAGCCTCACCTTTGATCAGCCACGTTAAGGCTGGGTATGGCATTTATATGTGTTTTTGACCAGCCAAAATGCACAGGATTTTCTGAGGTGTGTTGTCCATCTCAAAGATCGAAACCAAGTTGTTACAATCCCCCTCAATATGGATTCTGGAAATACCTGctcttgcaatttttttcctgagaatatAAGACAAAGCACATGGCCTTTATAAAGTTTTCATACCAATTAGTGCAGCAGTCATAAGTCTAATTACAGTATTAATCCCAAATTGCCAACTCATTTCCTGATTAGAGTTCCATCCACTGATTATGACTTAGAAACAGCAATTAACCATGTGAATAATCCAAGAGTGAAATTGAAAGGTGTGGGATAAAAGAAATGCTTAATGAGCTGAGGTCTAAATCAGCCATAATATGCAATAATattaattcattcattttcatttattggTGGAGATGGAGAAAAGTGACTTTTGAGGTCTGATGAGAAGTGAATACTGCTGGTATTTCATGTAGTCTCCAAACTCTGCCCCTTGCACccctggggtcccagcagggcTCATGCAGAGGATGTCCTATGTGTTTTGTGCCTGCAATGAACATTGAGGGAAGGGCAGTGCTTGGGCTCAGCCCCTGGCTGGTGGAGCACCAtgtcctgctcctctgtgggCACCAAGGGCTGGTGCAGGCCCCAGCAGCAGGTCCTGCCTGGCTGGGTGATCCGAGTGTGCCGTTCCATGTCCATCTGGCAGACTCCCCCCGAGAGGGACGGCTGGGAGCGCCCGCGCTGGGAGTTCACCCTGCGGAGGAAGCTGGGAGAGGGCTACTTTGGAGAGgtgtgggaagggctgtggaggAACACGGTGCCCGTGGCCATCAAGATCATTAAAGGTACGTGGAGATTCAGATGTTAACAGCAGCCAACTGAGTCTCTCGTTCACTGCCATTATCATTGACCTTCCCTTTATTTCCTCATCGTCTTGGCCACTGTGACAGTTTTATCAGGCAAACTGCAGTAGGACCTGGTTAGGAGCCACAGGAATATTTCTGTGCACAAACCTAAGCTTGGG from the Sylvia atricapilla isolate bSylAtr1 chromosome 16, bSylAtr1.pri, whole genome shotgun sequence genome contains:
- the LOC136368550 gene encoding tyrosine-protein kinase Srms-like, yielding MEQFVRKRLTFLTSFWNKLRPRSVTESCSLGYLGSDSVSLNSEATSISFIPKSSLCIALYAFTARSAEELSISAGDKLRVLREEGEYVLARRLLGEPAMGYVPAAYVANLSQGTSAHRPWYFSKISRNEAEQLLLSPPNQHGSFLVRDSESSKGEYSLSVRNHTKVSHFRICKSPRGSLYIQRGHPFPNMEELLAFYTEHWKVIQSPLLQPCSPATPPERDGWERPRWEFTLRRKLGEGYFGEVWEGLWRNTVPVAIKIIKADMKAEDFTKEIQNLKRLRHEKLIQLHAVCSLEEPVYIITELMRKGNLHSYLNSPEGKSLGTSHLLNISCQVADGMRYLEEKHIVHRDLAARNILVGEELTCKIADFGLARLLKDDIYSTSSSTKIPVKWTAPEAANYRTYSLKSDVWSYGILLYEVFTYGQIPYEGMTNQETVRQITRGYRLPRPSPCPPEIYSIMLECWSGNTEERPTFLALREKLGFIYRRLLSSLS